Part of the Lolium rigidum isolate FL_2022 chromosome 6, APGP_CSIRO_Lrig_0.1, whole genome shotgun sequence genome, CTGGGATACTCGATCACTGTAGCTTCttcccgcgcgcgcgcgcgagcgAGAGCGATGGAGGGAGATTGAGACATGCGTGCAAGCCACCGCGAGCTGAGTTGTCCCTCCGCTCCGCCCCCTTTATATGCTCTCCCGCCATCGCGCCCCAtgcatcaacaccatcatcactGCCATTCTCTTCCTCCCCccgcctctcctccctctcctctaTGGTCTTCGCGTTCCCACGGCCTCCATCGCAGCGCAACAGCTAGCTCATGGCcttcgccaccaccgccgccacatcATCAGCAATGGCGCAAACGCCGCAATGCGCCAAGCTCCCCGGCGCGACGAGACAGTCCAGGACACGATCAGCAGTCTGCAGAGCCGCGGCGACGGCCACGGCGCCGGGCAGCGCCTCGACGTCCGCGCCAGCGGCACTCGCGGCTTTAAACGCGAGACGCGGCGCGCGGAGGACGGCGTCGTCGGTGGCCGCCATGTGGAGGCAGCTGCAGGGGTGCGACGACTGGGAGGGCCTGCTGGACCACCCGGTGCTCCGGAGCGAGGTCGCCCGGTACGGCGAGCTCGTCGACGCCTGCTACAAGGCCTTCGACCTCGACCCGGCGTCGCGGCGCCACCACAACTGCAAGTACGGCAGGGAGCGGATGCTGGAGGAGGTGGGCATGGCCGGCGCCGGGTACGAGGTCACCAAGTACATCTACGCGGCGCCCGACGTCATCACCGTGCCCACCATGGAGGCCTCCATCAGCGGCCGCGGCCGCTGGATCGGGTACGTGGCCGTGTCCACCCCCGAGATGACCCGCCAGCTCGGCCGCCGCGACGTGCTCGTCTCCTTCCGCGGCACCGTCACCCCCGCCGAGTGGCTCGCCAACCTCATGAGCTCCCTCGAGCCCGCGCGGCTCGACCCCTGCGACCCGCGCCCGGACGTCAAGGTCGAGTCCGGCTTCCTCGGCCTCTACACCTCCGCCGACAAGACCTGCCGCTTCGGCGGCGCCGGCAGCTGCCGCGAGCAGCTCCTCCGCGAGGTCTCCCGCCTGATCGACTCCGCCGACTCGCGCTCCTCCGACACCAGCGTCACCCTCGCCGGCCACAGCATGGGCGGCGCGCTGGCCACGCTCCTGGCGTACGACCTGGCGGAGCTCGGCCTCAACCGCGCCGCGCCTATCACCGTCTTCTCCTTCGGTGTCCCGAGGGTGGGCAACGCGGCGTTCAAGGCCCGGTGCGACGAGCTCGGCGTCAAGGCCCTGCGCGTCGCCAACGTGCGCGACCCGATCACGAGGATGCCAGGCTTCTTCCTCAACGAGGCGACCACTGGCGCGGCGATGCTCCGGCCGTGGGCGGGATCCTGCTACACGCACGTCGGCGTGGAGCTCCCGCTCGACGACATCTCCAGCGTCGCCGACCTCACCACCGTGCACAACCTCGGCACCTACATCGCGCTGCTCAGGAAGCCCAAGCAGGCCGCGGCCAGagcgg contains:
- the LOC124662719 gene encoding phospholipase A1 EG1, chloroplastic/mitochondrial-like, which produces MAFATTAATSSAMAQTPQCAKLPGATRQSRTRSAVCRAAATATAPGSASTSAPAALAALNARRGARRTASSVAAMWRQLQGCDDWEGLLDHPVLRSEVARYGELVDACYKAFDLDPASRRHHNCKYGRERMLEEVGMAGAGYEVTKYIYAAPDVITVPTMEASISGRGRWIGYVAVSTPEMTRQLGRRDVLVSFRGTVTPAEWLANLMSSLEPARLDPCDPRPDVKVESGFLGLYTSADKTCRFGGAGSCREQLLREVSRLIDSADSRSSDTSVTLAGHSMGGALATLLAYDLAELGLNRAAPITVFSFGVPRVGNAAFKARCDELGVKALRVANVRDPITRMPGFFLNEATTGAAMLRPWAGSCYTHVGVELPLDDISSVADLTTVHNLGTYIALLRKPKQAAARADDGGGGGAVIGRVLDFVGRRGAGAMPWQDAALQMGGLVQTLGLI